From a region of the Paenibacillus sp. R14(2021) genome:
- a CDS encoding cation:proton antiporter has product MALFLPLMLIILSTKIAGDISVRLGQPSVLGKLVIGVVIGPAVLGWVQNSDVIQAFSHIGVLLLMFMAGLETDIKELNNNRNSSIAVAVGGIILPLLGGYMTGIVLGLGNSHAIFLGLLLSATSVSISVQTFRELGQLKSRESTTVLGAALVDDILVVITLAVMMSFLTNEQISISLVIGKKMIFFALVILVGWKVVPYIMKKFSHLKITEPVISTAFMICLFFSYGAEYLGIAGIIGAFAAGIAVSRTEFKHEVEKKMEPIAYAVFVPVFYVSIGLSVSFEGFSNQLGLIVGLTLVAVLAKIIGAGLGARLTGFNMHSSLIIGSGMVSRGEVALILATTGLASNLVNRTYFTTLVIAVILTTIATPPLLKALYGKQSAS; this is encoded by the coding sequence ATGGCGTTATTCTTACCGTTAATGCTCATCATCTTAAGCACCAAAATCGCAGGAGATATTTCCGTAAGACTAGGGCAGCCATCGGTGTTAGGCAAGCTCGTTATCGGCGTTGTTATCGGGCCCGCCGTGCTCGGCTGGGTTCAAAACTCCGATGTCATTCAAGCATTCAGTCATATTGGAGTATTGCTGCTGATGTTTATGGCTGGTCTTGAAACGGACATCAAGGAGCTTAATAATAATCGCAATTCTTCTATTGCCGTTGCCGTAGGTGGTATTATCCTGCCGTTACTAGGCGGCTATATGACAGGAATTGTACTCGGACTCGGCAATAGCCACGCAATATTTCTAGGCTTGCTGCTCTCTGCTACGTCCGTCAGCATTTCCGTTCAGACATTCCGCGAGCTTGGGCAGCTCAAAAGCCGCGAGAGTACAACTGTTTTAGGTGCAGCGCTTGTCGATGATATTCTAGTCGTCATTACGCTTGCCGTAATGATGAGCTTTTTAACCAACGAGCAAATTAGCATCTCCCTCGTGATCGGAAAGAAAATGATCTTTTTCGCCTTGGTTATTTTGGTTGGCTGGAAAGTCGTTCCGTATATCATGAAAAAGTTCTCCCATCTTAAAATTACCGAGCCGGTTATTAGTACCGCCTTTATGATTTGCCTGTTCTTCTCTTATGGCGCTGAATACTTGGGCATCGCTGGAATTATTGGTGCATTTGCTGCCGGTATTGCCGTTTCCAGAACGGAATTTAAGCATGAAGTAGAGAAAAAAATGGAGCCTATCGCCTACGCTGTGTTTGTGCCAGTCTTTTACGTAAGCATCGGGCTTTCCGTTTCCTTTGAAGGATTTTCCAACCAATTGGGTCTTATTGTTGGGTTGACCCTTGTTGCCGTACTCGCCAAAATAATCGGTGCAGGACTTGGTGCCAGGTTAACCGGCTTCAATATGCATTCTTCACTGATAATCGGCTCTGGCATGGTTTCACGCGGCGAAGTTGCCCTCATTTTAGCCACAACCGGACTTGCTTCAAATCTCGTTAACCGAACCTATTTTACTACCTTGGTAATTGCCGTTATCCTGACCACGATTGCAACGCCACCGCTTCTCAAAGCCTTATATGGCAAGCAATCGGCTTCTTAG